Proteins from a single region of Hydrogenimonas thermophila:
- a CDS encoding HepT-like ribonuclease domain-containing protein: MSKELISKVYLILEKIEYIEQIVKNAGGVSNALEDTVTMRPAILMHMVAIAEQFDKLKKSQANAILNKYDPNDLKGMYDVRTYIAHDYEGVNLAIIEWIIRYGLPKLKEQSISIIENSELQL, from the coding sequence ATGTCTAAAGAATTAATTAGTAAAGTATATCTGATTTTGGAAAAAATTGAATATATTGAGCAGATTGTTAAAAATGCTGGAGGAGTATCTAATGCGTTAGAAGATACAGTTACTATGCGTCCAGCTATTTTAATGCATATGGTTGCAATTGCAGAGCAATTTGATAAACTTAAAAAGTCACAGGCTAATGCTATTTTAAATAAATATGATCCTAATGATCTCAAAGGTATGTATGATGTTAGAACATACATAGCACATGATTATGAAGGTGTCAATTTAGCTATTATAGAATGGATTATACGTTATGGTTTGCCAAAGTTAAAGGAACAGTCAATCTCTATTATTGAAAATAGTGAGTTACAACTATAA